The Pygocentrus nattereri isolate fPygNat1 chromosome 1, fPygNat1.pri, whole genome shotgun sequence genome window below encodes:
- the znf800b gene encoding zinc finger protein 800b isoform X3, giving the protein MEMEGLSAGAQWTPLNEKSCQTDDLCHEATVPGPDQASKTPVYSVEPGDPPLLQRPLETSKSGIQQIIECFRSGTTQLKHILLKEVDTIFECKLCRSLFRGLPNLITHKEYYCFPRLPEPGEHLGDGKQSLAIKELLEAIYPRPDRQDYVVRLEPIEGNQNAVFQHLIKEDDLESPFPCDSSNHSMDSWRHPQLESHGEEQEHGTGGESDQGDGEAEQSEEGGEKLAKQPVEGVTLQENKEKEEDCREGVDEQVVNSGVDDVTITCCLCGKDFCSRRGIRRHCHKMHKRRLEELRKFTDTRTVPISLFSVVKDRQTGQVHTSSPNGKCCPVCFKTFATKANVCRHFDEVHRGLRRDLITPDIATKPGQLEATPPPHVPISTTPKALLPLPQYNLATCKCLLCKRTYSTQARLRRHMRFVHKILASKSPSTDLSDAKSIASECLDASPCPSNNLEPADHERLKRPREEDEDGPLSCKPRLSMGFDFRQLFCKLCKRQFSSRQNLSKHIELHTDNGSDIFIKFYRCPLCPYESRRKRDVLRHITVVHKKNSAYLAKILPSLEMRAVKKPAEVVLGGSEKHSHAKEEVDEHKPASSRGPPRAECFPPSALVSAKQDLPPPSPPVTRKQSLLPRIQNSVFANSEEVEDSTEVRVTKNFSLHACDMCGRAFAKKVYLESHKRSHRNVANIDGRTTDPFRRDFW; this is encoded by the exons ATGGAGATGGAGGGTCTTTCAGCAGGAGCGCAGTGGACCCCTCTCAATGAGAAGTCCTGTCAGACAGACGATCTCTGCCATGAGGCCACGGTACCTGGGCCGGACCAGGCCAGCAAGACGCCAG TCTATTCCGTTGAGCCTGGAGAccctccactgctgcagagacCACTGGAGACCTCAAAGTCTGGCATCCAGCAGATCATTGAATGTTTTCGTTCAG GTACTACACAGTTGAAACACATACTGCTGAAAGAGGTGGACACAATATTTGAGTGTAAGCTCTGTCGGAGCCTCTTCCGTGGCCTTCCTAACCTAATTACGCACAAAGAGTACTACTGCTTTCCCAGGCTGCCGGAACCAGGTG AGCACTTGGGAGATGGCAAGCAGAGCCTTGCTATTAAAGAGCTACTGGAGGCCATTTACCCCCGGCCAGACAGACAGGACTATGTGGTGAGGCTGGAACCCATAGAGGGCAATCAGAATGCTGTGTTCCAACATCTGATTAAAGAGGACGACCTTGAGTCTCCATTCCCCTGTGATAGCTCCAACCACAGCATGGACAGCTGGAGACACCCCCAGTTAGAGAGCCATGGGGAAGAACAGGAGCACGGCACAGGTGGGGAGAGCGACCAAGGAGATGGCGAGGCCGAGCAAAGTGAAGAAGGAGGTGAGAAGCTTGCGAAACAGCCTGTCGAAGGAGTGACATTGCAAGAGAACAAGGAAAAAGAGGAGGATTGCCGCGAAGGCGTGGATGAGCAGGTGGTCAACAGCGGTGTGGACGATGTGACGATTACGTGCTGCCTCTGTGGCAAAGACTTCTGTTCACGGCGTGGCATCCGACGCCACTGCCACAAGATGCACAAGCGACGCCTGGAGGAGCTACGCAAGTTCACAGACACTCGCACTGTGCCCATCAGTCTGTTCTCCGTGGTGAAGGATCGGCAGACGGGCCAGGTGCACACGTCGTCGCCCAATGGCAAGTGTTGCCCGGTCTGCTTCAAGACCTTTGCCACCAAAGCCAACGTTTGCCGCCACTTTGATGAGGTGCACCGTGGTCTCCGCCGCGACCTCATCACACCCGACATTGCCACCAAACCAGGCCAACTAGAGGCTACACCCCCTCCACATGTTCCCATCTCGACCACCCCCAAGGCCCTCTTGCCCCTTCCTCAGTATAACCTGGCTACCTGCAAGTGCCTCCTCTGCAAGAGGACTTACAGTACGCAAGCTCGGCTCAGGAGACACATGCGCTTCGTTCACAAGATTCTCGCTTCCAAAAGCCCTTCCACTGACTTGTCAGATGCTAAGTCCATTGCCAGCGAGTGCCTCGATGCCAGCCCTTGCCCCTCTAACAACTTAGAACCGGCTGATCACGAGCGTCTCAAGAGGCCCAGAGAGGAGGACGAAGATGGCCCCTTGTCATGCAAGCCCAGGCTCTCCATGGGCTTCGACTTCAGGCAGCTCTTTTGCAAGCTCTGCAAGCGGCAGTTCAGCTCTCGCCAGAACCTGTCCAAACACATAGAGTTGCACACAGACAACGGCAGTGACATCTTCATTAAGTTCTACCGCTGCCCGCTGTGCCCCTACGAGTCTCGACGCAAGAGAGATGTGCTACGGCACATCACTGTAGTACACAAGAAGAACTCTGCCTACCTGGCCAAGATCCTGCCCAGCCTGGAGATGCGGGCCGTGAAAAAGCCTGCCGAAGTGGTGCTCGGAGGCTCAGAAAAGCACAGCCATGCAAAGGAGGAGGTCGATGAACACAAGCCTGCTTCGTCACGTGGCCCACCGAGGGCTGAGTGCTTCCCGCCTTCGGCCCTTGTCTCAGCCAAACAGGACCTCCCCCCTCCCTCGCCACCTGTTACGCGCAAACAAAGCCTTTTACCTCGCATTCAGAACTCTGTATTCGCCAACTCCGAGGAGGTGGAGGACAGCACGGAAGTGCGGGTCACCAAAAACTTTTCGCTGCACGCCTGTGACATGTGCGGCCGAGCTTTTGCAAAGAAGGTCTACCTGGAGTCACACAAGAGAAGCCATCGGAACGTAGCCAACATTGACGGCAGGACGACAG atcCTTTTAGACGAGACTTCTGGTAG
- the znf800b gene encoding zinc finger protein 800b isoform X1, whose protein sequence is MEMEGLSAGAQWTPLNEKSCQTDDLCHEATVPGPDQASKTPVYSVEPGDPPLLQRPLETSKSGIQQIIECFRSGTTQLKHILLKEVDTIFECKLCRSLFRGLPNLITHKEYYCFPRLPEPGEHLGDGKQSLAIKELLEAIYPRPDRQDYVVRLEPIEGNQNAVFQHLIKEDDLESPFPCDSSNHSMDSWRHPQLESHGEEQEHGTGGESDQGDGEAEQSEEGGEKLAKQPVEGVTLQENKEKEEDCREGVDEQVVNSGVDDVTITCCLCGKDFCSRRGIRRHCHKMHKRRLEELRKFTDTRTVPISLFSVVKDRQTGQVHTSSPNGKCCPVCFKTFATKANVCRHFDEVHRGLRRDLITPDIATKPGQLEATPPPHVPISTTPKALLPLPQYNLATCKCLLCKRTYSTQARLRRHMRFVHKILASKSPSTDLSDAKSIASECLDASPCPSNNLEPADHERLKRPREEDEDGPLSCKPRLSMGFDFRQLFCKLCKRQFSSRQNLSKHIELHTDNGSDIFIKFYRCPLCPYESRRKRDVLRHITVVHKKNSAYLAKILPSLEMRAVKKPAEVVLGGSEKHSHAKEEVDEHKPASSRGPPRAECFPPSALVSAKQDLPPPSPPVTRKQSLLPRIQNSVFANSEEVEDSTEVRVTKNFSLHACDMCGRAFAKKVYLESHKRSHRNVANIDGRTTGVNTRSKSLLGSF, encoded by the exons ATGGAGATGGAGGGTCTTTCAGCAGGAGCGCAGTGGACCCCTCTCAATGAGAAGTCCTGTCAGACAGACGATCTCTGCCATGAGGCCACGGTACCTGGGCCGGACCAGGCCAGCAAGACGCCAG TCTATTCCGTTGAGCCTGGAGAccctccactgctgcagagacCACTGGAGACCTCAAAGTCTGGCATCCAGCAGATCATTGAATGTTTTCGTTCAG GTACTACACAGTTGAAACACATACTGCTGAAAGAGGTGGACACAATATTTGAGTGTAAGCTCTGTCGGAGCCTCTTCCGTGGCCTTCCTAACCTAATTACGCACAAAGAGTACTACTGCTTTCCCAGGCTGCCGGAACCAGGTG AGCACTTGGGAGATGGCAAGCAGAGCCTTGCTATTAAAGAGCTACTGGAGGCCATTTACCCCCGGCCAGACAGACAGGACTATGTGGTGAGGCTGGAACCCATAGAGGGCAATCAGAATGCTGTGTTCCAACATCTGATTAAAGAGGACGACCTTGAGTCTCCATTCCCCTGTGATAGCTCCAACCACAGCATGGACAGCTGGAGACACCCCCAGTTAGAGAGCCATGGGGAAGAACAGGAGCACGGCACAGGTGGGGAGAGCGACCAAGGAGATGGCGAGGCCGAGCAAAGTGAAGAAGGAGGTGAGAAGCTTGCGAAACAGCCTGTCGAAGGAGTGACATTGCAAGAGAACAAGGAAAAAGAGGAGGATTGCCGCGAAGGCGTGGATGAGCAGGTGGTCAACAGCGGTGTGGACGATGTGACGATTACGTGCTGCCTCTGTGGCAAAGACTTCTGTTCACGGCGTGGCATCCGACGCCACTGCCACAAGATGCACAAGCGACGCCTGGAGGAGCTACGCAAGTTCACAGACACTCGCACTGTGCCCATCAGTCTGTTCTCCGTGGTGAAGGATCGGCAGACGGGCCAGGTGCACACGTCGTCGCCCAATGGCAAGTGTTGCCCGGTCTGCTTCAAGACCTTTGCCACCAAAGCCAACGTTTGCCGCCACTTTGATGAGGTGCACCGTGGTCTCCGCCGCGACCTCATCACACCCGACATTGCCACCAAACCAGGCCAACTAGAGGCTACACCCCCTCCACATGTTCCCATCTCGACCACCCCCAAGGCCCTCTTGCCCCTTCCTCAGTATAACCTGGCTACCTGCAAGTGCCTCCTCTGCAAGAGGACTTACAGTACGCAAGCTCGGCTCAGGAGACACATGCGCTTCGTTCACAAGATTCTCGCTTCCAAAAGCCCTTCCACTGACTTGTCAGATGCTAAGTCCATTGCCAGCGAGTGCCTCGATGCCAGCCCTTGCCCCTCTAACAACTTAGAACCGGCTGATCACGAGCGTCTCAAGAGGCCCAGAGAGGAGGACGAAGATGGCCCCTTGTCATGCAAGCCCAGGCTCTCCATGGGCTTCGACTTCAGGCAGCTCTTTTGCAAGCTCTGCAAGCGGCAGTTCAGCTCTCGCCAGAACCTGTCCAAACACATAGAGTTGCACACAGACAACGGCAGTGACATCTTCATTAAGTTCTACCGCTGCCCGCTGTGCCCCTACGAGTCTCGACGCAAGAGAGATGTGCTACGGCACATCACTGTAGTACACAAGAAGAACTCTGCCTACCTGGCCAAGATCCTGCCCAGCCTGGAGATGCGGGCCGTGAAAAAGCCTGCCGAAGTGGTGCTCGGAGGCTCAGAAAAGCACAGCCATGCAAAGGAGGAGGTCGATGAACACAAGCCTGCTTCGTCACGTGGCCCACCGAGGGCTGAGTGCTTCCCGCCTTCGGCCCTTGTCTCAGCCAAACAGGACCTCCCCCCTCCCTCGCCACCTGTTACGCGCAAACAAAGCCTTTTACCTCGCATTCAGAACTCTGTATTCGCCAACTCCGAGGAGGTGGAGGACAGCACGGAAGTGCGGGTCACCAAAAACTTTTCGCTGCACGCCTGTGACATGTGCGGCCGAGCTTTTGCAAAGAAGGTCTACCTGGAGTCACACAAGAGAAGCCATCGGAACGTAGCCAACATTGACGGCAGGACGACAGGTGTGAACACTCGCTCAAAGTCCCTGCTCGG atcCTTTTAG
- the znf800b gene encoding zinc finger protein 800b isoform X2, translated as MEMEGLSAGAQWTPLNEKSCQTDDLCHEATVPGPDQASKTPVYSVEPGDPPLLQRPLETSKSGIQQIIECFRSGTTQLKHILLKEVDTIFECKLCRSLFRGLPNLITHKEYYCFPRLPEPEHLGDGKQSLAIKELLEAIYPRPDRQDYVVRLEPIEGNQNAVFQHLIKEDDLESPFPCDSSNHSMDSWRHPQLESHGEEQEHGTGGESDQGDGEAEQSEEGGEKLAKQPVEGVTLQENKEKEEDCREGVDEQVVNSGVDDVTITCCLCGKDFCSRRGIRRHCHKMHKRRLEELRKFTDTRTVPISLFSVVKDRQTGQVHTSSPNGKCCPVCFKTFATKANVCRHFDEVHRGLRRDLITPDIATKPGQLEATPPPHVPISTTPKALLPLPQYNLATCKCLLCKRTYSTQARLRRHMRFVHKILASKSPSTDLSDAKSIASECLDASPCPSNNLEPADHERLKRPREEDEDGPLSCKPRLSMGFDFRQLFCKLCKRQFSSRQNLSKHIELHTDNGSDIFIKFYRCPLCPYESRRKRDVLRHITVVHKKNSAYLAKILPSLEMRAVKKPAEVVLGGSEKHSHAKEEVDEHKPASSRGPPRAECFPPSALVSAKQDLPPPSPPVTRKQSLLPRIQNSVFANSEEVEDSTEVRVTKNFSLHACDMCGRAFAKKVYLESHKRSHRNVANIDGRTTGVNTRSKSLLGSF; from the exons ATGGAGATGGAGGGTCTTTCAGCAGGAGCGCAGTGGACCCCTCTCAATGAGAAGTCCTGTCAGACAGACGATCTCTGCCATGAGGCCACGGTACCTGGGCCGGACCAGGCCAGCAAGACGCCAG TCTATTCCGTTGAGCCTGGAGAccctccactgctgcagagacCACTGGAGACCTCAAAGTCTGGCATCCAGCAGATCATTGAATGTTTTCGTTCAG GTACTACACAGTTGAAACACATACTGCTGAAAGAGGTGGACACAATATTTGAGTGTAAGCTCTGTCGGAGCCTCTTCCGTGGCCTTCCTAACCTAATTACGCACAAAGAGTACTACTGCTTTCCCAGGCTGCCGGAACCAG AGCACTTGGGAGATGGCAAGCAGAGCCTTGCTATTAAAGAGCTACTGGAGGCCATTTACCCCCGGCCAGACAGACAGGACTATGTGGTGAGGCTGGAACCCATAGAGGGCAATCAGAATGCTGTGTTCCAACATCTGATTAAAGAGGACGACCTTGAGTCTCCATTCCCCTGTGATAGCTCCAACCACAGCATGGACAGCTGGAGACACCCCCAGTTAGAGAGCCATGGGGAAGAACAGGAGCACGGCACAGGTGGGGAGAGCGACCAAGGAGATGGCGAGGCCGAGCAAAGTGAAGAAGGAGGTGAGAAGCTTGCGAAACAGCCTGTCGAAGGAGTGACATTGCAAGAGAACAAGGAAAAAGAGGAGGATTGCCGCGAAGGCGTGGATGAGCAGGTGGTCAACAGCGGTGTGGACGATGTGACGATTACGTGCTGCCTCTGTGGCAAAGACTTCTGTTCACGGCGTGGCATCCGACGCCACTGCCACAAGATGCACAAGCGACGCCTGGAGGAGCTACGCAAGTTCACAGACACTCGCACTGTGCCCATCAGTCTGTTCTCCGTGGTGAAGGATCGGCAGACGGGCCAGGTGCACACGTCGTCGCCCAATGGCAAGTGTTGCCCGGTCTGCTTCAAGACCTTTGCCACCAAAGCCAACGTTTGCCGCCACTTTGATGAGGTGCACCGTGGTCTCCGCCGCGACCTCATCACACCCGACATTGCCACCAAACCAGGCCAACTAGAGGCTACACCCCCTCCACATGTTCCCATCTCGACCACCCCCAAGGCCCTCTTGCCCCTTCCTCAGTATAACCTGGCTACCTGCAAGTGCCTCCTCTGCAAGAGGACTTACAGTACGCAAGCTCGGCTCAGGAGACACATGCGCTTCGTTCACAAGATTCTCGCTTCCAAAAGCCCTTCCACTGACTTGTCAGATGCTAAGTCCATTGCCAGCGAGTGCCTCGATGCCAGCCCTTGCCCCTCTAACAACTTAGAACCGGCTGATCACGAGCGTCTCAAGAGGCCCAGAGAGGAGGACGAAGATGGCCCCTTGTCATGCAAGCCCAGGCTCTCCATGGGCTTCGACTTCAGGCAGCTCTTTTGCAAGCTCTGCAAGCGGCAGTTCAGCTCTCGCCAGAACCTGTCCAAACACATAGAGTTGCACACAGACAACGGCAGTGACATCTTCATTAAGTTCTACCGCTGCCCGCTGTGCCCCTACGAGTCTCGACGCAAGAGAGATGTGCTACGGCACATCACTGTAGTACACAAGAAGAACTCTGCCTACCTGGCCAAGATCCTGCCCAGCCTGGAGATGCGGGCCGTGAAAAAGCCTGCCGAAGTGGTGCTCGGAGGCTCAGAAAAGCACAGCCATGCAAAGGAGGAGGTCGATGAACACAAGCCTGCTTCGTCACGTGGCCCACCGAGGGCTGAGTGCTTCCCGCCTTCGGCCCTTGTCTCAGCCAAACAGGACCTCCCCCCTCCCTCGCCACCTGTTACGCGCAAACAAAGCCTTTTACCTCGCATTCAGAACTCTGTATTCGCCAACTCCGAGGAGGTGGAGGACAGCACGGAAGTGCGGGTCACCAAAAACTTTTCGCTGCACGCCTGTGACATGTGCGGCCGAGCTTTTGCAAAGAAGGTCTACCTGGAGTCACACAAGAGAAGCCATCGGAACGTAGCCAACATTGACGGCAGGACGACAGGTGTGAACACTCGCTCAAAGTCCCTGCTCGG atcCTTTTAG